GAGTTCTTCCAGACTGCCCACGGCCACCAGTTTGCCCTTATCAATGATGCCCACCCTGGTGCAGAGCTTTTCAGCAAGCTCAAGGATGTGGGTGCTGAGGAACACGGTACCCCCGCCTTTCACGAAGTCAAGCAACCAGGCTTTGAATTTCCTCTGGATGAGCGGGTCAAGGTCGAGGAAAGGCTCGTCCATGAACAGCATTCTGGGTTCGTGAAGCAGCGCCGCCGATAAGGTAACTTTTTTCTTCTGCCCTTTGGAGAGGCTCATGCACATCGTCTCTCGTTTTTCTTCAAGATCGAAAAATTCTATCCACCTGTTCACATTCCCGTTCTCAGGCAGTCCCCTGACCGATGACACAAAATGCAGATATTCTTCCACTGTCAAAAATGAAGGCGGGTATTCAAGTTCGGGAACTATGCCGATAGCGGCTTTTACTGAGATGGGGTCGGAAGCAACATCTATTTCTAACACTTT
This window of the Candidatus Methanoperedens sp. genome carries:
- a CDS encoding ABC transporter ATP-binding protein, encoding MLPIVTQALTKRFGELTAVEDLSITIKSGELFGFIGPNGAGKTTTLQMLSGQIPPTSGTAKVLEIDVASDPISVKAAIGIVPELEYPPSFLTVEEYLHFVSSVRGLPENGNVNRWIEFFDLEEKRETMCMSLSKGQKKKVTLSAALLHEPRMLFMDEPFLDLDPLIQRKFKAWLLDFVKGGGTVFLSTHILELAEKLCTRVGIIDKGKLVAVGSLEELRKAKGEDLEQIFVRLVSA